In Cicer arietinum cultivar CDC Frontier isolate Library 1 chromosome 7, Cicar.CDCFrontier_v2.0, whole genome shotgun sequence, a single window of DNA contains:
- the LOC101514189 gene encoding pumilio homolog 24 isoform X2, which yields MAAKKQQVEDTKKRKRINTESHQSPSKPKASKFVASKKPKPHFDNKEKKNVPLTGRERRLNAKELAEARKKKRKRHFTLEQDLARLWEKMRRHEIAKEDRAKLVTEALQKMKGKIHEIAGSHITSRVLQTCVKHCSQAERDGVFEELRPHFLTLAYNAYAVHLVKKMLDNASKKQLEGFISTLRGHVAPLLRHMVGSVVVEHAYDLASAAQKQELLLELYSTELQLFKDLVSLKETRLLDVMSKLGLKKGSVSRHMSSVIQPILEKGIVDHSILHRVLLEYFSIADKTSVTDIIQQLSSPLLIRIIGTKDGAKIGVLCVKYGSAKERKKIIKGLKGHVEKTAYHQYGSMVLVSILSVVDDTKLITKVIIREIQSILKELALDKNGRRPLLQLLHPNCSRYFSPDDLASMNSSIPSLSLKSEASSPTETSKVSIGDNDSKEDMDVAEPEVNEDKTSMDDSELAESGKKDPLVRRQELLLNSGLAESLLDTCIENVGELIRSNFGKEVLYEVATGGSGGILRPTLDDKINSLHKAIASLAAEPKSEDSQEEHVFENFFSSRTIRKLILDCPDFASILWEEALKGKSELWAHGHSGKVIYAFLESPDSKVQKLAKKELQPLIDNGILKTPKSREQAAQ from the exons ATGGCGGCGAAGAAGCAGCAAGTTGAAGACACTAAAAAGAGAAAGCGAATTAACACTGAATCTCACCAATCTCCTTCCAAACCAAAGGCTTCCAAGTTCGTTGCCTCTAAGAAACCTAAGCCACACTTCGACAATaaagagaagaagaatgttCCCCTTACCGGCCGAGAACGTCGACTCAATGCAAAG gAATTGGCAGAAGCtagaaagaagaagagaaagcGCCATTTCACTCTTGAACAA GATCTTGCACGTCTATGGGAAAAGATGAGACGTCATGAGATTGCTAAAGAAGACAGAGCTAA GCTGGTGACAGAAGCTCTACAAAAGATGAAGGGGAAGATTCATGAGATTGCAGGGTCTCACATTACTTCTCGTGTTCTTCAg ACTTGTGTCAAGCATTGTTCACAAGCTGAAAGAGATGGAGTATTTGAAGAGCTCCGTCCACATTTTCTAACTCTAGCATACAATGCTTATGCTGTTCACTTAGTAAAGAAGATGCTTGATAATG CCTCAAAGAAACAACTCGAAGGCTTTATCTCCACTCTCCGTGGTCATGTTGCTCCTCTTCTTCGCCACATGGTTGGATCAGTTG TTGTTGAGCATGCATACGACTTAGCAAGTGCTGCACAAAAGCAAGAGCTGCTTTTGGAATTATATTCCACGGAGCTTCAGTTGTTTAAGGACCTAGTATCGTTGAAGGAGACAAG ATTACTAGATGTGATGTCCAAGTTGGGTCTAAAAAAAGGCTCAGTTTCGCGTCATATGTCGTCAGTGATTCAGCCAATTTTAGAGAAAGGGATAGTCGATCATTCTATCTTACACAGAGTCTTGCTGGAATACTTTAGCATTGCTGATAAG ACATCTGTCACAGATATAATCCAACAGTTATCAAGTCCACTACTTATCAGAATTATTGGTACGAAAGATGGAGCCAAAATTGGAGTTCTTTGTGTGAAATATGGGAGTGCCAAG GAAAGAAAGAAGATCATCAAAGGATTGAAAGGGCATGTAGAAAAAACAGCTTATCATCAATATGGGTCTATG GTGCTGGTTTCCATTCTTTCAGTTGTTGATGATACAAAACTGATAACAAAG GTTATCATTCGCGAGATTCAATCAATTCTGAAGGAGCTTGCTTTGGATAAG AATGGAAGACGTCCTTTACTCCAATTACTGCACCCCAATTGTTCACGCTATTTCAGTCCAGATGATCTTGCTTCTATGAATTCATCTATACCTTCTCTGTCTCTCAAG TCAGAAGCAAGCTCCCCAACAGAAACTTCCAAGGTTTCAATTGGTGACAATGATTCCAAGGAAGACATGGATGTGGCAGAGCCTGAAGTTAACGAAGACAAAACTTCTATGGATGATTCTGAACTAGCTGAGAGTGGAAAAAAAGACCCATTGGTCAGAAGGCAAGAGCTATTGCTCAACAGTGGACTTGCAGAG AGTCTTCTTGATACATGTATTGAGAACGTAGGAGAACTGATACGGTCAAATTTTGGCAAAGAGGTCTTATATGAG GTTGCAACAGGGGGTTCTGGTGGCATACTGCGTCCAACTTTGGATGATAAGATTAATTCTCTCCACAAAGCAATAGCATCTCTTGCAGCAGAGCCTAAGTCAGAAGATTCACAAGAGGAGcatgtttttgaaaatttcttttCAAGTCGGACCATTAGAAAACTAATTTTAGACTGCCCTGACTTTGCTTCCATCTTATGGGAGGAGGCTTTAAAAGGGAAAAGTGAATTATGGGCCCATGGTCACAG CGGTAAGGTTATCTATGCATTTTTGGAATCACCAGACTCAAAGGTACAAAAGCTTGCAAAAAAAGAGTTGCAGCCTTTAATCGATAATGGAATTCTCAAAACCCCAAAGTCCAGAGAACAAGCTGCccaataa
- the LOC101514189 gene encoding pumilio homolog 24 isoform X1 — translation MAAKKQQVEDTKKRKRINTESHQSPSKPKASKFVASKKPKPHFDNKEKKNVPLTGRERRLNAKELAEARKKKRKRHFTLEQDLARLWEKMRRHEIAKEDRAKLVTEALQKMKGKIHEIAGSHITSRVLQTCVKHCSQAERDGVFEELRPHFLTLAYNAYAVHLVKKMLDNASKKQLEGFISTLRGHVAPLLRHMVGSVVVEHAYDLASAAQKQELLLELYSTELQLFKDLVSLKETRLLDVMSKLGLKKGSVSRHMSSVIQPILEKGIVDHSILHRVLLEYFSIADKTSVTDIIQQLSSPLLIRIIGTKDGAKIGVLCVKYGSAKERKKIIKGLKGHVEKTAYHQYGSMVLVSILSVVDDTKLITKVIIREIQSILKELALDKNGRRPLLQLLHPNCSRYFSPDDLASMNSSIPSLSLKDQSEASSPTETSKVSIGDNDSKEDMDVAEPEVNEDKTSMDDSELAESGKKDPLVRRQELLLNSGLAESLLDTCIENVGELIRSNFGKEVLYEVATGGSGGILRPTLDDKINSLHKAIASLAAEPKSEDSQEEHVFENFFSSRTIRKLILDCPDFASILWEEALKGKSELWAHGHSGKVIYAFLESPDSKVQKLAKKELQPLIDNGILKTPKSREQAAQ, via the exons ATGGCGGCGAAGAAGCAGCAAGTTGAAGACACTAAAAAGAGAAAGCGAATTAACACTGAATCTCACCAATCTCCTTCCAAACCAAAGGCTTCCAAGTTCGTTGCCTCTAAGAAACCTAAGCCACACTTCGACAATaaagagaagaagaatgttCCCCTTACCGGCCGAGAACGTCGACTCAATGCAAAG gAATTGGCAGAAGCtagaaagaagaagagaaagcGCCATTTCACTCTTGAACAA GATCTTGCACGTCTATGGGAAAAGATGAGACGTCATGAGATTGCTAAAGAAGACAGAGCTAA GCTGGTGACAGAAGCTCTACAAAAGATGAAGGGGAAGATTCATGAGATTGCAGGGTCTCACATTACTTCTCGTGTTCTTCAg ACTTGTGTCAAGCATTGTTCACAAGCTGAAAGAGATGGAGTATTTGAAGAGCTCCGTCCACATTTTCTAACTCTAGCATACAATGCTTATGCTGTTCACTTAGTAAAGAAGATGCTTGATAATG CCTCAAAGAAACAACTCGAAGGCTTTATCTCCACTCTCCGTGGTCATGTTGCTCCTCTTCTTCGCCACATGGTTGGATCAGTTG TTGTTGAGCATGCATACGACTTAGCAAGTGCTGCACAAAAGCAAGAGCTGCTTTTGGAATTATATTCCACGGAGCTTCAGTTGTTTAAGGACCTAGTATCGTTGAAGGAGACAAG ATTACTAGATGTGATGTCCAAGTTGGGTCTAAAAAAAGGCTCAGTTTCGCGTCATATGTCGTCAGTGATTCAGCCAATTTTAGAGAAAGGGATAGTCGATCATTCTATCTTACACAGAGTCTTGCTGGAATACTTTAGCATTGCTGATAAG ACATCTGTCACAGATATAATCCAACAGTTATCAAGTCCACTACTTATCAGAATTATTGGTACGAAAGATGGAGCCAAAATTGGAGTTCTTTGTGTGAAATATGGGAGTGCCAAG GAAAGAAAGAAGATCATCAAAGGATTGAAAGGGCATGTAGAAAAAACAGCTTATCATCAATATGGGTCTATG GTGCTGGTTTCCATTCTTTCAGTTGTTGATGATACAAAACTGATAACAAAG GTTATCATTCGCGAGATTCAATCAATTCTGAAGGAGCTTGCTTTGGATAAG AATGGAAGACGTCCTTTACTCCAATTACTGCACCCCAATTGTTCACGCTATTTCAGTCCAGATGATCTTGCTTCTATGAATTCATCTATACCTTCTCTGTCTCTCAAG GACCAGTCAGAAGCAAGCTCCCCAACAGAAACTTCCAAGGTTTCAATTGGTGACAATGATTCCAAGGAAGACATGGATGTGGCAGAGCCTGAAGTTAACGAAGACAAAACTTCTATGGATGATTCTGAACTAGCTGAGAGTGGAAAAAAAGACCCATTGGTCAGAAGGCAAGAGCTATTGCTCAACAGTGGACTTGCAGAG AGTCTTCTTGATACATGTATTGAGAACGTAGGAGAACTGATACGGTCAAATTTTGGCAAAGAGGTCTTATATGAG GTTGCAACAGGGGGTTCTGGTGGCATACTGCGTCCAACTTTGGATGATAAGATTAATTCTCTCCACAAAGCAATAGCATCTCTTGCAGCAGAGCCTAAGTCAGAAGATTCACAAGAGGAGcatgtttttgaaaatttcttttCAAGTCGGACCATTAGAAAACTAATTTTAGACTGCCCTGACTTTGCTTCCATCTTATGGGAGGAGGCTTTAAAAGGGAAAAGTGAATTATGGGCCCATGGTCACAG CGGTAAGGTTATCTATGCATTTTTGGAATCACCAGACTCAAAGGTACAAAAGCTTGCAAAAAAAGAGTTGCAGCCTTTAATCGATAATGGAATTCTCAAAACCCCAAAGTCCAGAGAACAAGCTGCccaataa